CAGTCCTTGCGCCGTTTCTTGGTTTCAACTATCATACGATAAACATGATCTGACACTGAAAATGCCCGATTTCTCAAACATCCAAGACCAGTAGTCCTGCACATTCCTTACACAAATCGGGATCTAAAAGATTGCCTGTGCATCGAACGGCAGAAACACCTGCTATACTAGCTCCATATTCCATCGTGCATTACCTGAATCAATTAGTTCAACAACTAGTTGAGGTGAGTTTGCCACTCTAGACACGAGTGGCCTCATTAGCTCTGTTCTAGGGATCCAGTTATTGCTCCATTTCGCCATCGAAGTCCCATCAcctacttcctccgttccgaattacttgtcttggatacctccgtatctagacaaatctaagacaagtaattcagaacggagcgAGTATTTGCTTGACCAGACCCTGCTTCATAATGTCCTTTAACGGGCGTTTAAAGCGCTGAATAGGAGTTAACGGCTGGCCCATCCCGCGTAGGCCTAGCAGCCCAGCAGGCCACCAACAGCCCACCGGCCTCTCTCGGCCCACACAACCGGAGCAAGCCAGCGCAGCGCGCAGGCGCACCTGGACACACAAACCGCTTCCCCCAATCTAAACCTAGCCGCCACACTTCCTAAAAAAAAGCCCTAGCCGCCGGCCCGCCACACCCCACCCGCGCGACCTGCTGCCGGCCGCCGTCTTCCCCCCTCGACGCCGCGGCCCACCCAACCGTTGGACCGGAATATTCCGCCTCCCGCGAGGGACGCGCCCCCTTGCCCCGCCGCACCACGCTAGCTAGGGTtcgctccctctccccctccccgccTCCGCGCCGCCGACGCCGACGGCGATGGCGCAGCGCTGGCGCTCGAAGGCGCGGCGCGACCCGGACCTGGACGACGCCGGCTCGCCCTCTCCCGCGCGGCCCCGCGCGCCCCCCAGCGACGACGAGGACGAGGCGGGCAACGAGGACCTCACCCTCGAGATCGTcgcgcgggcgcggcggcgcggggccgCGGGAGGCCAGCCCGGGCTCGCCGAGGTGCTCCCCCTGTCCTCcgacgaggaggtggacgaggacgCCGTGGTGGAGCTCGGCGAGGCCGACCCCAGCAGgaggaaggacaagaagaagaagcagcgccgcaaggagaggaggaagaagcagcgcaaggaggacgccgccgccgccgccgccgccgacaaggAGGAGGTAATTGCTCCTGGCCCACGCTCAGCTCATGATTACGCACTACTATTTTACGTGTTTACTTTTGCAATCGAAGAATCGAACGCACACAGGATTTTTATAGAGGCTTCAGTAGCAATGTCGTGTAGAATCACCTTGGATTGGAAGCTTTGTATGTGGTTCAACTGCCTCAAGTGTGAGCGCACTGGAAGCTTGCCTTTTCAACGTTTGGATCTAGGGGAGCATTCTTCTTTGCTTGCTGCCTTATTGCTACGATCGTTTGGTTAACTGTGCTTTACCAGGAGTCAATGGTCGGTACTACTATCAATTTCCTTCTTTGGAAACGGTATAAAAGGCAGTATGCTGTTCTTTCCTACACAGAAGGCACATACTTTTGGTCTCATACAAATCAAAGTGATACAGTGTTTTTCTTTTTATCCGTTAACAGTAAGTAAAACATGTGCACGCTAAAACATTCGTGAACTGAATAGTGTATTGAAAACCTTGGCTTGTGTAGAACAGCTGATTTTATCTTATTAGTGGATCGACATCTGTGTTTGATGTTCCTTTGTTGGGAACAATATGATAGTCTTCCTGGAGCTGTAGTTGATGAATGTATTTGTCTCTTTCAGCCTCAGGTTGCTGGCGCCCAGGAGGGACAAACTGGGACAGTGGAATCAGTGCCCACCGAAAATGGCGTTGATGCCCCTGTATCCGACAACACAGTTCTGCGGAAGCTTCTTGTAAGTGCCAAGTGAATTTTTCCTTGCAGTGAATTTCCCTGTACATGGGTAACTGTGGTAAGCTGATAGTTATGTTGCTTCTGCTTATGGCCAGCGTATACCAAGATACTTTGATCCTGGGGAAactatattggagacttgctttaACTGTGGTGAGGAAGGTCATGTAGCTGTGAACTGCCCAATGGAGAAGCGGAAGAAGCCTTGCTTCGTTTGTGGATTGTTCGGACACAATGCGAAGCAGTGCACGCAGGTTGGTCTCTCTAGCTCGGACGAATTATCGCTCCGTGACTTGGGTATGTCCACTCATACCCTTGATGAGCTCACTGTATATGGTTTCCTTTGGCAGAGGTTGTTTCCTTGCTTTTTATGTAGCTGTCTCATTTAGGGTGCAATCATCTCATTTAGGTTTCCACCATGTAATTGTTAAGACCTTGATTAACTTTGTCATTCAATATAATTTAGTCGACAAATTGTAGGACACTTGATCGTACCCATTTTCAACATTAGATATAAAAAGCCAAAAACATTGGCAGAATGTGTTCTGTTCAAATCCACTCTCCAGTTAATCCTAATTTAAACAACAACTCATTTCTACCCATCATGCAAGTTCGTATTTTGCATTTTTGCTCCAAGTAGTTTGCGCTTTCCAGATCTATTCGTTCACTGTTCATGTCTTGTACTCGTAATACTATTTGAATGGGAGTGATATCCGTGTTTTATGACTGTGATTTCTTTGGAGAGATCTTCCTTTGAGActgatcatgcatgcatgcatattcaTAACTTATGATCTCATTTTGGTTAAATCTGAATACTTGCAAATTTTTTTTGGCATGCAGATATTCCAGTAGTCTTGTCTGTATTGTTTGTATTGTCTGTGCTTGGGGGTTGCACGTGTAGATTATTTTGGGCTCACATGCTAAATAGCGTTGATCTACAAATGCTTCTTGCCAGTGGTTGTCATTGCCAGTAATCAAATATCTCTTAATTCTTTTTGTAGGGTCAAGAGTGTTTCATCTGCAAAAAAGGAGGTCATATGGCGAAAGATTGCCCTGATAAGCACACAAAGAATACTCAGCAGTACACCACATTGTGTTTGAGATGCGGAGAAACCGGCCACGATATGTTTGGATGTTCCAATGATTATCCACCAGATGATGTCAAGGTGAGTTCTCTTTGGCCGTTATTGTCTTCTCCAAGTTTTCGTCTTGCTGCCGCAGATGAGGTGTTCGTATGTTGGTTACTTGCCTCTTTATAGCTACAAAAGAAACAAAGTGCTGCTCTGTTTTGGTTTCTGAATAAGGTTATGACAGCCTGAAAGATACACTTTTCCCAAAACTTTTATCTGAAGAAAAAGTCTTATAAGTGTATTGTGCCATGAGCTTGTTGATTATATTGGTAGGATACACTTGTTAATCCTGTTTACTGTGTGGGCTCATAAATTATGTTAAATTTGATGAATCAGGTCGTTTTTCTGGTAGGCTTTTCCTACCATTTTCTATACTAATCCAGTTCCTGGATCTGCATATATAAGTTTTTTCCACTTAGTAATACGCAATACAATATAAATTATTTGCTGAAGTCTAGTCATGAAATTGCAAATTTGCTTTCTCCCTCACCATCCATCTTGCTGGACAATGCAGGAAATAAAATGCTATGTGTGTAACCAGAATGGTCACCTCTGTTGCACCGACTTCTCTGATAGTTGTTCAAAAGAAGTTACTTGTTATAACTGTGCCCAATCTGGTCATACTGGTTTGGTAAGTTTTAATTTTTCTATCCTTCTGTGTCTATCTGTTACTTTTCAAGCCAGTTGACTAGTAACCAACATTTGGTCATAGGGATGTGCCAAGCAACGTAGGGAGACAAGTGTTGCGACAACTCCGACCTTGTGCTACAAATGTGGCGAAGATGGTCACTTCGCACGTGGCTGCACAAATAGTGCTAAGGTAAGCATCTCATGATTTCCTCTGCTGATAAAGAATGGCTTGGGTATTTATCTTGTGTACTTTATTATTTTTGCAGCCCGGCCGGTTCAAAGGCGAGTTGTCGTCGCATAGTCGTAGAAAGGACAAATGGAAAAATGACTCTGGCCCTAGATCAGCTCCTCATGGATCTCACAAAAGAAAAAGCCCCCTATTCGAGGATAGATGGGAGACACCTCGTGGTAAATCCAGAGCTAGGGGTGGTTGGATTCCTGAGGACCATGACGATCTTCCATCCAAGAAGTACAAAGGAATTGGGTGGGACTCCCAATCTACTCCTAAGAAGCCCTACAATAATCACCACCATCGCTCCTCTGGCGGTGACTATTCTACTCCTCAAGGACAAGATTTTTCATGGCACAACTCGCAATATTCTCCAAGTGCGAGAAAACACGGCTCGTCTTCGTCAAGATTCGCCAGCAACACCCATCACCGCTTTGAAAGAAGTTAGGCTGGAGCTTACTTTTGGTTTTGTTGTTCGTTCCATAGTAGATCTCTTAGGGATGTACTCTGCCTGTAATACCGTTTCCCTGAAAGGGCTGTTTTCTGTATCTTCAGAGTTGTATACGTTGTGTCCATTCCTGGTCTGGGCATGCTTTGTGTTGCACTTCAATGGCTGCCTACTGCAAACACGGCATGTCACTCTGCACTCTGCACTCTGCGCCGCTATACAGCGTAAGTTTCTGTGTACTTATACAAGAGCGATATATTATTTCACAGCCCAATGGTTTCTGCCACTATCAGGTCATTTTTGAAGTATTCTATGAAGTCGAGCAACTACCATGGTACTGCGTACGATGCGAGTTGaaatataagagcatctccaacaggtgtGCAACCGCGCTAAAACTGTTTTACAGTGTCGAAATAGCACTTTTTTGTGTACATTAGGGTGCTGGCTTCAATGGCCGCCGCAAAAGATGGCGCGCATGAGTAGCTCCAGCAGACGCGCTAATTTACAGAGCGCACGAGCAGCCGGTGCTTGTAAATATGATTTTTTACATGTCCATTTGATAATATGAGATGTTTCAGAAATTAACAAATGTGAATAAAGACACAACATAGTTCAATATCTGGTCGAACCGACCCAGGCTAACTTCCATCCGGACTCTCTCTTTTTCCTTGTTTTAAACTTTTAAACTATAAACAAAGCTTATCTAATTAACTAACCGGCAAGAGTTCTGAAAGTCGCGCGTGGCTAAAGGAAGTTCAAGTTCTTATTGAGAACCTAATGGACCAGGAGGAGATGTACTGGATCCAGAGAGGAAGGATGAATTGGCTACTGCATGGAGACAGAAATACGGCCTTTTTTCATAGAGCTGCTACGGCAAGAAAGAAGCGTAATCAAATAAAAAAAAATTAATGGACGACAATGGTGTATGGCGAGAAGGAACAGACGAGTTGAATGGTCTAATACTTGAATATTTTTCTAACTTGTTTAGTTCTGAAGTGGTTGATGCAGACTCTCAAGTTCTCTTTAAGGTGCAGCGCAGGGTTACCAATGAGATGAATGTCACGCTGACAGCACCCTTCTCGAGCGAGGAAGTTCGTAAAGCTCTCTTTGATATAGGGGACTTCAAAGCCTCAGGGCCAGATGGACTCCATTCTATCTTTTGTAAAAGATTCTGGCCGATGCTTGGTGATGATCTAGTGGAGGAGGTGTTACAAGCCATTAGTACATGCACAATACCTTCAGGTTGGAATGATACTGTTATAGTCATGATCCCTAAAACAAATTCCCCAGAGAAGGTCACACAATTTCGTCCGATCAGTTTATGTAATGTTGTGTATAAGGTCATCTCAAAAATGATTGCGGCTCGGTTGAAACCATTACTTCCAGAAATTATATCTCCTACTCAAAGTGCTTTTGTCCCTGATAGGCTTATAACTGACAATGTTCTCATTGTCTATGAGAGTCTCCACACAATAAAGAATAAAAAGAGGGGAAAGGATGGATGGTGTGCGGTGAAACTTGACATGCACAAGGCATATGATCGTGTTGAATGGGTCTTTCTGGAAGCTATTTTATTGAAGCTAGGCTTTGATGTAAGTTGGGTGAAGCTGATAATGCAATGTGTGTCTTCAGTGCAATATAGTGTACGGTTTAACTCGGAGGAGACTGAATGTTTTAAGCCATCAAGGGGCCTTAGGCAGGGGGACCCCCTCTCCCCCTACCTGTTCTTATTATGCACTGAAGGTTTGACAGCCCTGTTAACACATGCTGAAGCAACAGGAGCACTGGAAGGAGTTAAAGTATGTTGTGATGCTCTTGCTGTGACAAACCTCCTATTTGCAGATGACTCACTTATCCTTATGAAGGCTAATAACCAGAATGCTAATActttaaaggctatacttgacgcaTATTGCTCGGCATCTGGACAGAAAGTAAGTGTGGAAAAATCTAATATTTTCTTCAGTCCAAGTACCCCGGTTGAAAGTAGAGCACAAATCTGTGTTACTTATGACTGAAACGATCAATGACAAATATTTGGGGCTCCCCGCAATAGTGGGACTTGATAGGAGTGACAAGTTCAACTATCTGATTGATAGAATTGTGGAGAGACTGATGGGATGGAAAGAGAAAATTTTATCGTCGGGAGGGAAAGAGGTACTTCTCAAATCGGTTGCTCAGGCAATACCATCATATGCAATGTCCGTCTTTAAAATCCCTAAAAAAATATGTAAGGGAATAACAGACGCGATGGCGCAATTCCGGTGGGGTGACGACGCCAACCACAAGAGAATGCACTGGTTCGTCTGGTGGAAAATGTGTGTTCCCAAGAAAGAAGGTGGAATGGAATTTAGGGACATCCATTGCTTTAATCTAGCGCTACTAGCAAAACAAGCATGGCGTTTATTGGATGCACCGGAGTCAttatgtgcaacaattcttcgagcCAAATATTACCCTAATGGGGATCTGTTAAATGCTACTCTAAAGAAGAAGGCCTCCTATACTTGGCAAAGTATAATGGAGGGTGTCAAAACACTCAAACTTGGGCATATTTGGCGTATCGGAGACGGACAGAAGGTAAATATGTGGACTGATGCTTGGATCCCTCAGTCTCCTTCAAGGCCGCCCATTACTGTGAGAGGTAATCAGTTACTAACTAAAGTCTCAGATCTAATTGACCCAACAACGGGACAATGGGATGTACAACTGATTAAGCAAACTTTTTGGCCGGCGGACACTGAGAGGATCCTGAATATTCCTCTCCCATCTTTTGACATGCCTGATTTCTTGGCATGGCATCCCTCCAAGCATGGTATCTTCTCGGTGAAATCGGCTTACCTAGAGGTGTGGAAAAACTGTTATGAAAGTAAAGTGGAAAGAGGAAACAGTCCAAGTGCTGCAGCTTCAAACCCGATATGGGATTTCATTTGGAAACTTCCATGTCCAGCTAAGATAAAGATCTTTCTCTGGAGAACTCTACACGGCATGCTTCCTTGCCGTGTAAACTTAGCAGATCGGCATATGAAACTATCCACGAAGTGTCCTGCTTGCGAAGAAGCTGAAAGTGTTAAGCACATGCTCTTTTTATGCCCAAAAGCAAAGCAAGTATGGTATATGCTAGGTCTCCAGGAGGTGATTGAGCGGGGATGCGCTGTCGACCGAGCAGGAGAAGCTGTTCTTGAATATTTGTTATCTGTTCCTGCAAATAAGACAATGGTTCTAGGGCAAGGAAAAGGACCTTTGATCATTGCTATCGCATGCTGGTTCTTGTGGTGGGAAAGGAGGAAGCTGGTTCATGGGGAGCATACTCAACAACCAAACCAAATTGTTCTATCTATCCGTGCCCTTGCTGAGAACTTCTCGGCGGTTGCTACTAGTTCTGCAAAAGAAAAGAGAAACCCATGGCAGAGACCGCCAACAGGATATGTCAAACTAAACGTCGATGCCTCGTTTGATGTTGATTCACTTCAAGGAACCGTGGGTGCCGTTTTGCGTGATTGTAAGGGGCTGTTCTTGGCAGCAAGTAACAATGTAGCTGGGGCCTGTACAGATGTGTTCATGGCAGAAGCTCTAGCACTCCGGTTTGGTTTAAATCTGGCAACATCGGTTGGCTGTTCAAAGGTGATTGTTAACTCCGACAGTTCAGACGTAATTTTGGCTATGCAGGATGGGGGGAATACGTCAGGCTCCTCTGCTGCAATTTTGGATGATTGTTTCCACATGGCAAAGGATTTCACATGCGTGCGTTATGAGCATTGCCATAGGGAAGCTAATGTTGTGGCTGATGAGCTAGCTAGAATCTGTAAATTTTCTTTCCCTAGTTCCTGGTTTGATGAGGCACCGGATGCCATCATGCCCTTGCTTGTAAAAGACAATGTTTTAATTACTAGCTAATAAAAAGGGGTGTTGagtttcagaaaaaaaaaactaaCCGGCAAGATTGATCACGTAAGAACCTGGACTCAAAGAAGAGATAACGAAACTAGTACTACTGGATAAAAGAAAAACTTGACTCTCACGTTGTCACACAAGAACTTGGAGCGGAATTCTTTCCAACGAAAAACCAACTGCATGGTGGTGTTCTAAACGTTGGCTTGATCGCTTCTTCCTCGGGTTCGATTGCTGATGGAAACTTCACGAAAATAGATCCAATATAAAACACATGTTCACTGACCGCCTGTGTTTGCACGTCTGGTACTTTGGTCATATTCTTCTTCCCCGGAAACAACTTGCATTTTTCTGAAACTTGTTGCATCAAATTCCAGCGGGCTAAGTTTCTGTCCTTTTGTGT
This portion of the Triticum dicoccoides isolate Atlit2015 ecotype Zavitan chromosome 7A, WEW_v2.0, whole genome shotgun sequence genome encodes:
- the LOC119330098 gene encoding zinc finger CCHC domain-containing protein 7-like; amino-acid sequence: MAQRWRSKARRDPDLDDAGSPSPARPRAPPSDDEDEAGNEDLTLEIVARARRRGAAGGQPGLAEVLPLSSDEEVDEDAVVELGEADPSRRKDKKKKQRRKERRKKQRKEDAAAAAAADKEEPQVAGAQEGQTGTVESVPTENGVDAPVSDNTVLRKLLRIPRYFDPGETILETCFNCGEEGHVAVNCPMEKRKKPCFVCGLFGHNAKQCTQGQECFICKKGGHMAKDCPDKHTKNTQQYTTLCLRCGETGHDMFGCSNDYPPDDVKEIKCYVCNQNGHLCCTDFSDSCSKEVTCYNCAQSGHTGLGCAKQRRETSVATTPTLCYKCGEDGHFARGCTNSAKPGRFKGELSSHSRRKDKWKNDSGPRSAPHGSHKRKSPLFEDRWETPRGKSRARGGWIPEDHDDLPSKKYKGIGWDSQSTPKKPYNNHHHRSSGGDYSTPQGQDFSWHNSQYSPSARKHGSSSSRFASNTHHRFERS